A window from Vanessa atalanta chromosome 18, ilVanAtal1.2, whole genome shotgun sequence encodes these proteins:
- the LOC125070780 gene encoding serine/threonine-protein phosphatase 5 yields the protein MAGNEELTGPVPQDLEAAEKLKNEANEYFKRQNYNRAIELYTEAIEKNPTSAVYFANRSISNLRLENFGYALNDASKAIEIDKLYTKAYYRRAAAYMALGKYKFALKDFEYVIKVRPNDLDAKMKYNECNKIVKKIAFEKAISVDKKGVNIADTINLDAMTIEDEYEGPSLEDGKVTLKFVKELMEYYKEQKKLHKKYAYKILIDVKAYFQKQPSLVDIKVPDDKKFTVCGDIHGQFYDLMNIFKLNGLPSDTNPYLFNGDFVDRGPFSVECIFTLFSFKLLYPDHFYMSRGNHETRDMNRVYGFQGEVTSKYTSQMADLFTELYNWLPLAHCINNRVLVMHGGLFSKDDVTLDDIRNVDRNKQPPEDGIMCELLWSDPQPMAGRSPSKRGVGCQFGPDVTAAFLQKNGLDYIIRSHEVKNDGYEVAHDGKCITVFSAPNYCDTMGNLGAFITMNGKELKPKFTSYEAVPHPDVKPMAYAHSMLSMFYQ from the exons ATGGCTGGAAACGAGGAACTAACCGGCCCTGTGCCTCAAGATCTAGAAGCAGCAGAGAAGCTGAAAAATGAagctaatgaatattttaaac GGCAAAACTACAACCGTGCTATTGAATTATATACTGAGGCGATCGAGAAGAATCCAACCAGCGCAGTTTACTTCGCCAACAGGAGTATATCTAATTTAAGATTAGAGAACTTTGGATACGCACTAAATGATGCATCCAAGGCTATAGAAATAGATAAGCTGTACACCAAAGCATATTACAGACGAGCGGCGGCATACATGGCCTTAGGAAAATACAAGTTCGCGCTTAAGGACTTTGAATAT gtAATCAAAGTTCGGCCTAACGACCTCGATGCGAAAATGAAATATAACGAATgcaataaaatagttaagaaGATCGCATTCGAGAAAGCCATCTCAGTGGATAAGAAGGGCGTGAACATCGCGGATACTATCAACTTAGATGCTAtga caATTGAAGATGAATACGAAGGTCCAAGCCTTGAGGATGGTAAAGTTACACTGAAATTCGTCAAGGAGCTCATGGAATACTACAAAGAGCAGAAGAAACTTCACAAGAAATATGCTTACAAA ATCCTCATCGACGTGAAAGCATACTTCCAAAAGCAGCCATCCTTGGTGGACATCAAGGTGCCAGACGATAAGAAGTTCACAGTGTGCGGAGACATTCATGGCCAGTTCTATGACTTGATGAATATTTTCAAGCTGAATGGACTTCCATCAGATACGAATCCGTATCTATTCAACGGCGACTTCGTGGATCGAGGCCCTTTCAGCGTGGAGTGTATCTTCACACTATTCAGCTTTAAGTTGCTCTACCCCGACCACTTCTATATGTCTCGAG GTAACCACGAGACTCGAGATATGAACCGTGTCTACGGTTTCCAGGGCGAAGTGACGTCAAAATACACATCGCAGATGGCAGATTTATTCACGGAACTGTACAATTGGCTGCCGTTAGCGCATTGCATCAACAACAGGGTACTGGTGATGCATGGCGGGCTCTTCTCCAAAGATGATGTTACACTGGACGATATCAGAAACGTGGATAGGAACAAACAGCCTCCGGAAGATG GTATAATGTGTGAACTGCTCTGGTCTGACCCGCAACCCATGGCGGGAAGGTCGCCCTCGAAGCGAGGCGTGGGATGCCAGTTTGGTCCTGACGTCACAGCCGCCTTCCTGCAGAAGAACGGCTTAGACTACATCATAAGGAGCCACGAGGTCAAGAATGATGGCTATGAAGTTGCTCACGATGGGAAGTGCATTACTGTTTTCTCAGCACCCAACTATTG tgaTACAATGGGTAACCTTGGTGCTTTCATTACGATGAATGGCAAAGAGCTGAAACCCAAATTCACATCTTATGAGGCTGTG cCACACCCAGACGTGAAACCCATGGCCTACGCCCACTCGATGCTGAGCATGTTCTATCAATGA